In a single window of the Nocardioides massiliensis genome:
- a CDS encoding protoporphyrinogen/coproporphyrinogen oxidase, translating into MSTPPSSPYDVVVVGAGLAGLAAAREIADAGRSVLVLESSPRVGGKLHLAEVGAVTVDVGAEAMLARRPEGLALAAAAELPVEDVALASSAVWSRGALRPLPRGVMGAPVDLEQLRASGVLSETGLARAAAEGDLGTWQLDPEEDRSVGELVDQRFGPEVTDRLVEPLLGGVYAGHARELSVRACTPQLLDLLATGPLLGRALPSAPGPVFAGIVGGMGRLPVAIAADERVEVRTEATVRALRRTPEGFVLTVGPTRAPEQVSAARVVLATPASPTARLLSDVAPGASTALQEIEYASMAVVTFAFRVGDLPDLSGSGFLVPPVEGRRIKAATFSFAKWDWVRRAGESADQPVRLLRASIGRHREERVLQVADDDLAAAALADLGEATGLTSRPVDTHVQRWGGGLPQYAVGHRDRVARIRAAVAEVPGLAVCGAAYDGVGIPAVIASAQAAVARVLTPDD; encoded by the coding sequence GTGTCGACACCCCCCTCATCGCCGTACGACGTGGTCGTGGTCGGGGCCGGACTGGCCGGTCTGGCGGCCGCCCGGGAGATCGCCGACGCCGGACGCTCGGTGCTCGTGCTGGAGTCCTCGCCCCGGGTCGGCGGCAAGCTGCACCTGGCCGAGGTCGGCGCGGTGACGGTGGACGTCGGGGCCGAGGCGATGCTCGCGCGCCGCCCGGAGGGCCTCGCGCTCGCCGCGGCCGCGGAGCTGCCGGTCGAGGACGTCGCCCTCGCGTCCTCCGCGGTGTGGAGCCGAGGAGCACTGCGTCCGCTGCCACGCGGGGTGATGGGTGCGCCGGTCGATCTCGAGCAGCTGCGGGCGTCCGGCGTGCTGAGCGAGACCGGGCTCGCGCGCGCTGCGGCCGAGGGCGACCTCGGCACGTGGCAGCTCGACCCCGAGGAGGATCGCAGCGTCGGCGAACTCGTCGACCAGCGCTTCGGGCCCGAGGTCACCGACCGGCTCGTCGAGCCGCTGCTCGGTGGCGTCTATGCAGGCCATGCTCGTGAGCTCTCCGTGCGTGCCTGCACTCCACAGCTGCTCGACCTGCTCGCGACCGGCCCCCTGCTCGGGCGTGCGCTCCCGTCGGCGCCGGGCCCCGTCTTCGCCGGCATCGTGGGCGGGATGGGACGGTTGCCGGTGGCGATCGCCGCCGACGAGCGGGTCGAGGTCCGCACCGAGGCCACCGTGCGCGCGCTGCGGCGTACGCCCGAGGGGTTCGTCCTCACGGTCGGCCCCACCCGGGCGCCGGAGCAGGTCTCCGCCGCCCGCGTCGTGCTCGCCACCCCGGCGTCCCCGACTGCGCGCCTGCTCAGCGACGTCGCCCCCGGCGCGAGCACAGCGCTGCAGGAGATCGAGTACGCCTCCATGGCGGTCGTGACGTTCGCCTTCAGGGTCGGTGACCTGCCGGACCTGAGCGGATCGGGCTTCCTCGTGCCGCCCGTCGAGGGGCGGCGGATCAAGGCGGCGACGTTCTCCTTCGCCAAGTGGGACTGGGTGCGCCGGGCAGGGGAGTCCGCGGACCAGCCGGTCCGCCTGCTGCGCGCGTCGATCGGACGCCACCGTGAGGAACGCGTGCTGCAGGTCGCCGACGACGACCTGGCCGCGGCCGCACTCGCCGACCTCGGCGAGGCGACCGGCCTGACGTCGCGGCCCGTCGACACCCATGTCCAGCGATGGGGCGGTGGCCTGCCGCAGTACGCCGTCGGCCACCGCGACCGCGTCGCGCGGATCCGGGCAGCCGTGGCCGAGGTCCCCGGGCTCGCCGTCTGCGGAGCGGCGTACGACGGGGTGGGCATCCCCGCGGTGATCGCATCGGCGCAGGCCGCGGTCGCGCGGGTGCTGACGCCCGACGACTGA
- the hemQ gene encoding hydrogen peroxide-dependent heme synthase — protein sequence MATPTDAPASKSAQLRAINEGIRYTMWSVFKLATPIGDGDRDAEAAELEQLYAELAADDVVLRGLYDVSGLRADADILVWTHATTSEQLQEGYHRLLRTAFGSRLAPVWSQMALHRPAEFNKSHVPAFLADEEARDHVCVYPFVRSYEWYLLDDSERRELLAEHGKMGRDYADVRANTVASFALGDYEWILAFECDELHRIVDLMRHLRASRARLHVREEIPFYTGRRRSAVEIVNALP from the coding sequence ATGGCTACTCCCACCGACGCACCCGCCTCCAAGTCCGCCCAGCTGCGCGCGATCAATGAGGGCATCCGCTACACGATGTGGTCGGTCTTCAAGCTGGCCACGCCGATCGGCGACGGTGACCGCGACGCAGAGGCGGCCGAGCTCGAGCAGCTGTACGCCGAGCTCGCCGCCGACGACGTCGTCCTGCGCGGGTTGTACGACGTGAGCGGCCTGCGCGCGGACGCGGACATCCTCGTCTGGACCCACGCCACGACCTCCGAGCAGCTGCAGGAGGGCTACCACCGCCTGCTGCGCACGGCCTTCGGCTCGCGGCTCGCGCCGGTGTGGTCGCAGATGGCGCTGCACCGCCCGGCCGAGTTCAACAAGTCGCACGTGCCTGCGTTCCTCGCCGATGAGGAGGCGCGCGACCACGTCTGCGTCTACCCCTTCGTGCGGTCCTACGAGTGGTACCTGCTCGACGACTCCGAGCGCCGCGAGCTGCTCGCCGAGCACGGCAAGATGGGCCGCGACTACGCCGATGTGCGCGCCAACACCGTCGCGAGCTTCGCCCTGGGCGACTACGAGTGGATCCTGGCCTTCGAGTGCGACGAGCTGCACCGGATCGTCGACCTCATGCGCCACCTGCGCGCCTCCCGTGCGCGGCTGCACGTGCGCGAGGAGATCCCGTTCTACACCGGCCGGCGTCGAAGCGCCGTGGAGATCGTCAACGCGCTGCCCTGA
- a CDS encoding ferredoxin reductase, whose product MSTWTRLRTAASGLTTPLQPDDYLRLINPLWTARELRGRVDKVIRETEDAATIVIRPGWGWRWPHQPGQYIGIGVDVDGRYHWRSYSLSSPPRRRGRHVAVTVRAMPEGFISDHLVNGLAPGTIVRLAAPQGDFVLPDPPPPRILFLVAGSGVTPVMAMLRTLARRGHLSDEEGPDIVVHYSSPTPERMIFRDELRELADAGPRMTLHELHTDSDGMLAGEHLDEICPDWRERETWACGPGPMLDMLCEHYEAAGVLDKLHIERFSLELGGEGGEGGTIRFRNTGKTIDVDGATTLLEAGEDAGVGMPYGCRMGICHTCTVTLVQGRVRDLRNGQEFADTNDRIQTCVTAAAGDCELDI is encoded by the coding sequence ATGAGCACGTGGACCCGCTTGCGCACGGCGGCGTCCGGGCTGACGACGCCGCTGCAGCCCGACGACTACCTGCGCCTCATCAACCCGCTGTGGACGGCGCGGGAGCTGCGCGGACGCGTCGACAAGGTGATCCGGGAGACCGAGGACGCGGCGACGATCGTCATCCGCCCGGGGTGGGGCTGGCGTTGGCCGCACCAGCCGGGGCAATACATCGGCATCGGCGTCGACGTCGACGGTCGTTACCACTGGCGCTCGTACTCCCTCAGCTCCCCGCCGCGCCGCCGCGGTCGGCACGTCGCCGTGACGGTGCGCGCGATGCCGGAGGGCTTCATCTCCGACCACCTCGTCAACGGCCTGGCGCCCGGCACGATCGTGCGTCTCGCCGCGCCGCAGGGTGACTTCGTCCTGCCCGACCCGCCGCCGCCTCGGATCCTCTTCCTCGTCGCCGGCAGCGGGGTCACCCCTGTCATGGCGATGCTGCGCACGCTGGCCCGTCGTGGGCACCTCAGCGACGAGGAGGGCCCCGACATCGTGGTGCACTACTCATCACCCACGCCGGAGCGGATGATCTTCCGTGACGAGCTGAGGGAACTCGCCGACGCCGGCCCGCGCATGACGCTGCACGAGCTGCACACCGACTCCGACGGGATGCTCGCCGGTGAGCATCTCGATGAGATCTGCCCCGACTGGCGCGAGCGCGAGACCTGGGCGTGCGGGCCGGGGCCGATGCTCGACATGCTGTGTGAGCACTACGAGGCCGCCGGCGTGCTCGACAAGCTGCACATCGAGCGGTTCTCGCTCGAGCTCGGCGGCGAGGGTGGCGAGGGCGGGACGATCCGCTTCCGCAACACCGGCAAGACCATCGACGTCGACGGCGCCACCACGCTGCTGGAGGCCGGCGAGGACGCCGGCGTCGGGATGCCCTACGGCTGCCGCATGGGCATCTGCCACACCTGCACGGTGACCCTGGTGCAGGGCCGCGTCCGCGACCTGCGCAACGGCCAGGAGTTCGCCGACACCAACGACCGCATCCAGACCTGCGTCACCGCCGCCGCGGGTGACTGCGAGCTCGACATCTAG
- a CDS encoding fatty acid desaturase family protein, with the protein MAIADVKEYAHLTTEEVEELGRRLDELRAEIEESRGAADAAYIRRLIKIQRGLAAAGRVTLFASRWKPAWAAGTAMLAIAKILENMEIGHNVMHGQWDWMNDPEIHSSTWEWDTAQPAEQWKHSHNYIHHQFTNVLGYDNDIGYGILRMAREQKWHPANLGQPVYNALLATLFQWGVALHDLDIEAIRKREKDPKVMAKQLRQIGHKVRRQVGKDYVLYPLLAGPGWRHTMTANATANLIRNLWAYVIIFCGHFPDGAEHFTEDEIEDETRAEWYLRQILGAANFKGGPLLHIMSGNLGFQIEHHLYPDLPSNRYAEISETVQELCKEYGLPYTTGPLHRQYGQALRTIMVLSLPNRFSGRIPKNPTPTGPVRNRRRRTDDERPARRTETGQWVSRRAG; encoded by the coding sequence ATGGCCATCGCCGATGTGAAGGAGTACGCCCACCTCACCACCGAGGAGGTCGAGGAGCTGGGCCGCCGTCTCGACGAGCTGCGCGCGGAGATCGAAGAGTCGCGCGGCGCCGCGGACGCGGCCTACATCCGACGACTGATCAAGATCCAGCGCGGGCTCGCAGCGGCCGGCCGCGTGACGCTCTTCGCCAGTCGCTGGAAGCCCGCGTGGGCGGCCGGCACCGCCATGCTCGCGATCGCCAAGATCCTCGAGAACATGGAGATCGGCCACAACGTCATGCACGGCCAGTGGGACTGGATGAACGACCCGGAGATCCACTCCAGCACCTGGGAGTGGGACACCGCACAGCCGGCCGAGCAGTGGAAGCACTCCCACAACTACATCCACCACCAGTTCACCAACGTCCTCGGCTACGACAACGACATCGGCTACGGCATCCTGCGGATGGCGCGCGAGCAGAAGTGGCACCCGGCCAACCTCGGCCAGCCCGTCTACAACGCGCTGTTGGCCACGCTCTTCCAGTGGGGCGTCGCGCTGCACGACCTCGACATCGAGGCCATCCGCAAGCGGGAGAAGGACCCGAAGGTGATGGCCAAGCAGCTGCGCCAGATCGGGCACAAGGTACGCCGCCAGGTGGGCAAGGACTACGTGCTCTACCCGCTGCTGGCCGGCCCGGGGTGGCGGCACACGATGACGGCCAACGCGACCGCGAACCTGATCCGCAACCTGTGGGCCTACGTGATCATCTTCTGCGGGCACTTCCCCGACGGGGCCGAGCACTTCACCGAGGACGAGATCGAGGACGAGACCCGCGCGGAGTGGTACCTGCGCCAGATCCTCGGCGCCGCGAACTTCAAGGGCGGCCCGCTGCTGCACATCATGAGCGGCAACCTCGGGTTCCAGATCGAGCACCACCTCTACCCGGACCTGCCGAGCAACCGCTACGCGGAGATCTCCGAGACCGTGCAGGAGCTGTGCAAGGAGTACGGCCTGCCCTACACGACCGGCCCGCTGCACCGGCAGTACGGCCAGGCCCTCCGCACGATCATGGTGCTCTCGCTGCCCAACAGGTTCAGCGGCCGGATCCCCAAGAACCCGACCCCGACCGGGCCGGTGCGCAACCGGCGCCGCCGCACCGACGACGAGCGTCCGGCCCGCCGCACCGAGACCGGCCAGTGGGTGTCGCGCCGTGCTGGCTGA
- a CDS encoding DUF4235 domain-containing protein → MAKGKGKNSRGWSAANTISAIAGAALAKQVLTALWRASTGKRPPANPAHPDVAMREAVAWAVLSGTAIGVARMLASRGAADYYRRSYGHLPRGMERDDA, encoded by the coding sequence GTGGCCAAGGGCAAGGGCAAGAACTCACGGGGCTGGTCGGCGGCCAACACCATCAGCGCGATCGCCGGGGCCGCCCTGGCCAAGCAGGTGCTGACCGCGCTCTGGCGCGCCTCCACCGGCAAGCGCCCGCCGGCGAACCCCGCGCACCCCGACGTGGCGATGCGCGAGGCGGTCGCCTGGGCCGTCCTGTCCGGTACGGCGATCGGGGTCGCACGGATGCTCGCCTCGCGCGGCGCTGCGGACTACTACCGCCGGTCCTACGGCCACCTGCCCAGGGGCATGGAACGCGACGACGCCTGA
- the msrB gene encoding peptide-methionine (R)-S-oxide reductase MsrB — MAYEVQKSDEEWRELLTPAEYDVLRRAGTERPYTGEYTDAKTTGVYRCRACSAELFRSDTKFDSHCGWPSFYAPLAEDRVEYIEDTSMGMRRVEVRCATCGSHLGHVFEGEGFGTPTDQRYCINSISLTLEPDEAQS; from the coding sequence ATGGCGTACGAGGTGCAGAAGTCCGACGAGGAGTGGCGCGAGCTGCTCACCCCCGCGGAGTACGACGTGCTGCGGCGCGCCGGCACGGAGCGGCCCTACACGGGTGAGTACACCGACGCCAAGACCACCGGTGTCTACCGGTGCCGGGCGTGCTCGGCCGAGCTGTTCCGCTCCGACACGAAGTTCGACTCCCACTGCGGGTGGCCGTCGTTCTACGCCCCCCTGGCCGAGGACCGCGTGGAATACATCGAGGACACCTCGATGGGCATGCGTCGCGTCGAGGTGCGCTGTGCGACCTGCGGGTCGCACCTCGGGCACGTCTTCGAGGGCGAGGGCTTCGGCACCCCGACCGACCAGCGCTACTGCATCAACTCGATCTCGCTCACTCTGGAGCCGGACGAAGCGCAGAGCTGA
- the dut gene encoding dUTP diphosphatase, with product MVEILLQRLDPDLPPPSYAHPGDAGADLRTTVDLRLAPGERMLVPTGVGIALPEGYVALVHPRSGLAARHGLSIVNTPGTVDAGYRGEIKVLLVNTDAHEPVTLRRGDRIAQLVVQRVETATFVEVDALPESVRGSGGYGSTGGFTYPDREETV from the coding sequence GTGGTGGAGATCCTGTTGCAGCGCCTCGACCCCGACCTGCCGCCCCCGTCGTACGCGCACCCCGGGGACGCCGGGGCGGACCTGCGCACGACGGTCGACCTGAGGCTCGCCCCGGGCGAGCGGATGCTGGTGCCGACCGGGGTCGGCATCGCGCTGCCCGAGGGGTACGTCGCCCTGGTGCACCCGCGCTCGGGTCTCGCGGCGCGTCACGGGCTGTCGATCGTCAACACCCCGGGGACCGTCGACGCGGGCTACCGCGGAGAGATCAAGGTGCTGCTGGTCAACACCGACGCTCACGAGCCGGTGACGCTGCGGCGCGGCGACCGGATCGCCCAGCTGGTGGTCCAACGGGTCGAGACCGCGACCTTCGTCGAGGTCGACGCCCTGCCGGAGTCCGTGCGTGGCAGCGGCGGCTACGGTTCCACAGGTGGATTCACCTATCCCGACCGTGAGGAGACAGTGTGA
- a CDS encoding DUF4193 domain-containing protein, translating to MATDYDAPRKTEEDQSEESIEELKARRHDKNSGKVDEDEAEAAESFELPGADLSHEELAVEVKPRQEDEFTCMSCFLVHHRSQLADAKKMICRDCE from the coding sequence ATGGCAACCGACTACGACGCACCGCGCAAGACCGAAGAGGACCAGAGCGAAGAGAGCATCGAGGAGCTCAAGGCGCGGCGTCACGACAAGAACTCCGGCAAGGTCGACGAGGACGAGGCGGAGGCCGCCGAGTCGTTCGAGCTGCCTGGTGCGGACCTCTCGCACGAGGAGCTCGCCGTCGAGGTGAAGCCGCGGCAGGAGGACGAGTTCACCTGCATGTCGTGCTTCCTGGTGCACCACCGCAGCCAGCTGGCTGACGCGAAGAAGATGATCTGCCGCGACTGCGAGTGA
- a CDS encoding DUF3710 domain-containing protein, with product MRFRRKATAQPQQDVAPEPDVAGDAETPAPAQDAPVDVRRDGPRDIAETDVTAETEGWVDLTSLLVTGQPGLELRMQVDERSGEVAAVLFVGQDGAVEVRPFAAPRTTSMWEDVRRQIASETSRRGGTATEGPGPFGTELRVLMPVTTEDGRTGQQPSRVLGIDGPRWFLRATLMGRPAVEVEAAEPYLAAVRSLVVVRGNVAMAPGDALPITVPPQARRVSPDPAAQPQPGDG from the coding sequence GTGAGGTTCCGGCGCAAGGCCACCGCGCAGCCGCAGCAGGACGTGGCTCCCGAGCCCGACGTGGCCGGGGACGCCGAGACGCCTGCACCCGCGCAGGATGCACCGGTCGACGTACGCCGTGACGGTCCGCGCGACATCGCGGAGACCGACGTCACCGCCGAGACCGAGGGCTGGGTCGACCTGACCAGCCTGCTGGTCACGGGTCAGCCCGGACTCGAGCTGCGGATGCAGGTCGACGAGCGCAGCGGCGAGGTCGCCGCGGTGCTCTTCGTCGGCCAGGACGGCGCAGTAGAGGTGCGGCCCTTTGCCGCCCCCCGCACCACCTCCATGTGGGAGGACGTCCGGCGCCAGATCGCCTCCGAGACCTCCCGGCGCGGAGGTACGGCGACGGAGGGTCCCGGTCCGTTCGGGACCGAGCTGCGGGTCCTCATGCCCGTCACCACCGAGGACGGTCGGACCGGCCAGCAGCCCTCGCGCGTCCTCGGCATCGACGGGCCGCGGTGGTTCCTGCGCGCCACGCTGATGGGGCGTCCGGCGGTCGAGGTTGAGGCGGCCGAGCCCTACCTCGCCGCGGTCCGGTCCCTGGTCGTCGTGCGCGGCAACGTCGCGATGGCGCCCGGCGATGCGCTGCCGATCACCGTCCCGCCGCAGGCCCGCCGCGTGTCCCCGGACCCTGCGGCCCAGCCGCAGCCCGGCGACGGCTGA
- a CDS encoding DUF3093 domain-containing protein: protein MYKERLHVPLRWWVQAVMLCVALWYAFVVALGPLVAWGLTGAIAAGILSFFATYGATSVTVADGVLQAGRARIDVTHLAHPEPLDKEQTRRVHGVDADVRAFLHVRPWIGRSVRVQVRDPRDPTPYWLISTRRPRKLVAALVAHGAAAAPDTVDHTD, encoded by the coding sequence GTGTACAAGGAGCGACTCCACGTCCCGCTGCGCTGGTGGGTGCAGGCCGTCATGCTGTGCGTGGCGCTGTGGTACGCCTTCGTGGTCGCCCTCGGTCCGCTCGTCGCCTGGGGACTGACCGGGGCGATCGCCGCCGGGATCCTCTCGTTCTTCGCGACGTACGGCGCCACCTCGGTCACCGTCGCCGACGGCGTGCTGCAGGCGGGCCGGGCCCGGATCGACGTCACGCACCTGGCGCACCCCGAGCCGCTCGACAAGGAGCAGACCCGTCGGGTCCACGGCGTCGACGCCGACGTCCGGGCGTTCCTGCACGTGCGGCCGTGGATCGGCCGCTCGGTACGGGTGCAGGTCCGCGACCCGCGCGACCCCACGCCGTACTGGCTGATCTCCACCCGTCGCCCGCGCAAGCTGGTCGCGGCCCTGGTCGCCCACGGTGCTGCGGCGGCCCCCGATACGGTGGACCACACGGACTGA
- a CDS encoding VOC family protein → MHLENLVLDAVEPQRLGRFWEAVVGGTPLTDEPDAYETRLEIADGPVLDLCFQRVPEPPAEPLRLHLDLLGGSRQPEEVERILALGATHLDIGQGDVPWVVLADPEGNPFCVMEERTVYADTGPIAALPLDSSDPARDAEFWGWLTGWTPAPGVAPYSLRHPSRRGPLLELCPEPAAKRGGKNRLHLDVRLDPGDDGNAVAAGILSRGGRELHPAWGDLPWRVFQDPSGNELCVLPAR, encoded by the coding sequence ATGCACCTGGAGAACCTGGTCCTCGACGCGGTCGAGCCCCAACGTCTCGGTCGGTTCTGGGAGGCCGTCGTGGGCGGCACGCCGCTGACCGACGAGCCGGATGCCTACGAGACCCGGCTGGAGATCGCGGACGGGCCGGTGCTCGACCTGTGCTTCCAGCGGGTGCCCGAGCCGCCGGCCGAGCCGCTGCGGCTGCATCTCGACCTCCTGGGCGGCTCCCGCCAGCCCGAGGAGGTCGAGCGGATCCTCGCCCTCGGAGCCACGCACCTCGACATCGGCCAGGGCGACGTGCCCTGGGTGGTCCTCGCCGACCCGGAGGGCAACCCGTTCTGCGTGATGGAGGAACGCACCGTCTACGCCGACACCGGTCCGATCGCTGCGCTGCCGCTCGACTCCAGCGATCCGGCACGGGACGCGGAGTTCTGGGGCTGGCTGACCGGCTGGACGCCGGCGCCCGGTGTCGCGCCGTACTCCCTGCGGCACCCGTCGCGTCGCGGGCCGCTGCTGGAGCTGTGCCCGGAGCCCGCGGCGAAGCGAGGCGGGAAGAACCGGCTCCACCTCGACGTGCGTCTCGACCCCGGAGACGACGGCAACGCGGTCGCTGCGGGAATCCTGTCGCGCGGTGGCAGGGAGCTGCACCCGGCCTGGGGCGACCTGCCGTGGCGGGTCTTCCAGGACCCGTCCGGCAACGAGCTGTGCGTGCTGCCTGCCCGCTGA
- a CDS encoding DNA polymerase domain-containing protein, which yields MAKTPAAVLEVGEREVRVSSPDRVIYEPTDRTPAITKLEVCGYVAEVGDALMRVVGERPTAMERWPDGWREGMRLATGPQDRGADGFYQKRLPKGAPDYVETVQIAFPSGRTADELCPTEPAALVWAAQMGALTFHPWPVRRPDVDHPDELRLDLDPQPGTDFADARRVADVARELLEELGLRGYAKTSGNRGVHIFVRIQPRWTFDEVRHAAIGFGRELERRDDRVTTAWWKEQRGERLFIDYNQNLRDRTIASAWSLRARPGAPVSTPLTWSALADLDDPRELNLTTVPDLLADGDPWADMDAEAYSLEPLLELWETLPGGELNWPPDYPKQPGEPPRVQPSKKVAEHWDEHGNRIET from the coding sequence ATGGCGAAGACACCGGCGGCCGTGCTCGAGGTCGGCGAGCGCGAGGTCCGGGTGTCCAGCCCCGACCGGGTCATCTACGAGCCCACCGACCGGACGCCGGCGATCACCAAGCTCGAGGTCTGCGGCTACGTCGCCGAGGTGGGCGATGCCCTGATGCGGGTCGTGGGGGAGCGGCCCACCGCGATGGAGCGGTGGCCCGACGGCTGGCGCGAGGGCATGCGGCTGGCCACCGGACCGCAGGACCGGGGCGCCGACGGCTTCTACCAGAAGCGGCTGCCGAAGGGGGCTCCCGACTACGTCGAGACGGTGCAGATCGCCTTCCCCAGCGGCCGCACCGCCGACGAGCTCTGCCCTACCGAGCCCGCTGCACTGGTGTGGGCGGCCCAGATGGGGGCGCTGACCTTCCACCCGTGGCCCGTGCGCCGACCCGACGTCGACCACCCCGACGAGCTGCGGCTGGACCTCGACCCCCAGCCGGGCACCGACTTCGCCGATGCCCGCCGGGTCGCCGACGTCGCCCGCGAGCTCCTCGAGGAGCTCGGTCTGCGTGGCTACGCGAAGACCAGCGGCAACCGCGGCGTCCACATCTTCGTCCGCATCCAGCCGCGGTGGACCTTCGACGAGGTCCGGCACGCCGCGATCGGATTCGGCCGTGAGCTCGAGCGCCGCGACGACCGGGTCACGACGGCGTGGTGGAAGGAGCAGCGCGGCGAGCGGCTCTTCATCGACTACAACCAGAACCTCCGCGACCGCACCATCGCCAGCGCTTGGAGCCTGCGCGCCCGGCCGGGCGCACCGGTGAGCACCCCGCTCACATGGTCGGCGCTCGCCGACCTCGACGACCCGCGCGAGCTCAACCTCACCACGGTCCCCGACCTGCTGGCCGACGGCGACCCGTGGGCCGACATGGACGCCGAGGCCTACTCCCTCGAGCCGCTGCTGGAGCTGTGGGAGACCCTGCCCGGCGGAGAGCTCAACTGGCCCCCGGACTACCCGAAGCAGCCGGGCGAGCCGCCGCGTGTGCAGCCGTCGAAGAAGGTTGCCGAGCACTGGGACGAGCACGGGAACCGGATCGAGACCTGA
- a CDS encoding OB-fold nucleic acid binding domain-containing protein has translation MGDIATRVRQGLSRWADGTADEAKQLQTEAVRAGCTSIADAPARERVVLQGSLRTLTLRPRGGVPALEAELYDGTGTITVVWLGRRRIAGISPGRQVRVEGRVALHEGQRVIFNPRYELRCTA, from the coding sequence ATGGGTGACATCGCGACCCGGGTGCGCCAGGGACTGAGCCGCTGGGCCGACGGGACCGCTGACGAGGCGAAGCAGCTGCAGACCGAGGCGGTCCGCGCCGGGTGCACGTCGATCGCCGACGCCCCGGCCCGTGAGCGCGTCGTCCTCCAGGGCTCCCTGCGCACCCTCACGCTGCGCCCGCGCGGCGGCGTACCCGCGCTCGAGGCGGAGCTCTACGACGGCACCGGCACGATCACGGTCGTCTGGCTGGGGCGTCGCCGCATCGCCGGCATCTCCCCGGGACGTCAGGTCCGGGTCGAGGGCCGGGTGGCGCTCCACGAGGGCCAGCGAGTCATCTTCAACCCCCGCTACGAGCTGCGGTGCACCGCGTGA
- a CDS encoding DUF3159 domain-containing protein, with amino-acid sequence MTTPAGPARPVATVEEAVRAELSKALGGMRGIIEAAIPTLVFTITFLTARDLQLALICSVSVTAVLLVVRVVQRQTIQFVFNSLVGIGIGALFAWRSLRGGGSETDAALAYFLPGLLYNAAYAVGLTLSIVVRWPIVGFMVGSVTGDPTAWRSDPRVVQLCSRLTWLLVLPCVVRVVVQTPFYLAGRSGFADPDQMIALLGVSRIVMGWPLQVAALSAMVWLLARNATPLEEGESLAGLSPPDRD; translated from the coding sequence GTGACGACCCCTGCGGGTCCGGCACGCCCGGTGGCCACCGTCGAGGAGGCGGTGCGCGCCGAGCTCTCCAAGGCGCTCGGCGGGATGCGCGGGATCATCGAGGCGGCGATCCCGACGCTCGTCTTCACGATCACCTTCCTCACTGCGCGCGACCTGCAGCTGGCGCTGATCTGCTCGGTGTCGGTCACCGCGGTCCTGCTGGTGGTCCGCGTGGTCCAGCGGCAGACGATCCAGTTCGTCTTCAACAGCCTCGTCGGCATCGGCATCGGAGCGCTGTTCGCCTGGCGGTCCCTGCGCGGGGGCGGGAGCGAGACCGACGCCGCGCTCGCCTACTTCCTGCCCGGTCTGCTCTACAACGCGGCGTACGCCGTGGGCCTCACCCTGTCGATCGTCGTCCGCTGGCCGATCGTCGGATTCATGGTCGGCAGCGTCACCGGGGACCCGACGGCGTGGCGCAGCGACCCGCGCGTCGTGCAGCTGTGCTCGCGGCTGACCTGGCTGCTGGTGCTGCCGTGCGTCGTGCGCGTGGTCGTGCAGACGCCGTTCTATCTCGCCGGTCGCAGCGGCTTCGCCGACCCCGACCAGATGATCGCGCTGCTCGGCGTCTCGAGGATCGTGATGGGCTGGCCGCTGCAGGTGGCCGCGCTCAGCGCGATGGTCTGGCTGCTGGCGCGCAACGCGACCCCGCTGGAGGAGGGGGAGTCGCTGGCCGGGCTCAGTCCTCCTGATCGGGACTGA